CGCGAGCCACGCGGCGATGCTATCGAAGGCGTCTTAAGCAGCAGCGGCGATTATCGAAGCGGCGCGTTCGGTCAAGTAACTGGCGAGGCAGGCGGCCAGGCAGCCGCAGTATGAAAAAACGGCGGGGCGATCGTGATCGCCCCGCCGTTTTTGCTGACACCTCCCCTCGAAGCCGAGGTCAGATGGTCAGATCATCAGCCGTGAAATCTTCGAGCCTTCCAGCGAGACACCTGCCATCAGCCCTTCGTTCGTCAGCACAAAAGCCTGCACCGGGCTCGTCGCAGTCGAGGTATCGACATCGCCATTGGCGCCCACCTTCAGCACGGCCACCGTTGCATCGGCGCCTGCGGCCCAGCCCTGGCTTTCGCGGAATTTGTTCAGCGCGTCCTGCGTCATGAACATCATCACGATCGCCTTGGATTGCGCACCAATCTGCAAACCGAACGAACCGGCAGCGATGCTGTAATAGCCTGAGGGTCGTCCGGCGACGCGCAGCGCGCCTTGGCCATATTGGCCGCCGACCCAGAAGCCGGCCGCGATAACCGATGGGAATACCAGTACGCCCTGCGATTTGGCGACGAGCTCATGCGAGCCATGCACCGTGTCATAGAGACGGGCCAGCGTGGAATCGACACCCGCATTGATGGTTTGACGCTTGCCTGCATCGGA
The sequence above is drawn from the Paraburkholderia phenazinium genome and encodes:
- a CDS encoding BPSL1445 family SYLF domain-containing lipoprotein, giving the protein MRRRQFILSSSVALASTGLALAGCTTTPPSSDTGASSDAGKRQTINAGVDSTLARLYDTVHGSHELVAKSQGVLVFPSVIAAGFWVGGQYGQGALRVAGRPSGYYSIAAGSFGLQIGAQSKAIVMMFMTQDALNKFRESQGWAAGADATVAVLKVGANGDVDTSTATSPVQAFVLTNEGLMAGVSLEGSKISRLMI